The following proteins come from a genomic window of uncultured Methanobrevibacter sp.:
- a CDS encoding FeoA family protein — MMKTLKDVKPGETVTMVKFLEEGDVELRRHLLSMGFVKGAKIKIKKVATLGDPIEMNVKGYDVCLRKEEAANIEVK; from the coding sequence ATTATGAAAACATTAAAAGATGTAAAACCTGGTGAAACAGTAACTATGGTGAAATTCCTTGAAGAGGGTGATGTTGAGTTAAGGAGACATTTATTAAGTATGGGTTTTGTTAAAGGTGCTAAAATCAAAATTAAAAAAGTAGCAACTTTAGGTGATCCGATTGAAATGAATGTAAAAGGTTATGACGTTTGCCTTCGTAAGGAAGAAGCTGCAAATATTGAAGTGAAATAA
- the feoB gene encoding ferrous iron transport protein B produces the protein MTKLIVGLAGNPNVGKTSVFNKLTGMHQHVGNWPGKTVERAVGHFSHDGFDYELVDLPGNYALSAHSMEEIVSRDFIVDDDSDVIVNVVDAANLERNLYLTVQMMELGANLVIAVNMNDFAKKRGHIIDMDLMSELLGFPVIEINAKNGDGFEELLQTIEKQADNPIDSSLKLAYGDELREHLGDLKVLIEKDPDLLDVPSIWTAIKLLERDHIVIDKVKKSPQSSIIMTELDKIAGHLQSIFNESAEEVIANARYAYIDGLMAEAVKRPAVEKETPTDKIDKIVTNRILAPFIFFGVMFLLFHLTFTISAPFCEFLDYGFAMLGQYVGDHVGNEILASLLNRGIICGVGGVIVFLPQIVIMFLFLSILEDSGYLARAAFTLDKLMHVVVGLHGKAFIPMILGFGCGVPAIMATRTMENESDRLLAMMLIPFMSCSARLPIYSLFVAAFFTNNQSIILLSIYLLGIFLALLVAAVLKRTMFKGMSSPFVMELPTYKIPSLRGVLMHTWEKTKGFLRKAGTIILVASIVIWILCYLPGGEATYGLESSYLGMIGTAIAPIFAPLGFGTWQAAIALLTGLVAKELVVSTFSTLGGFEDDDETGTISVINDLFTPLSGYAFMAFCLLYVPCFATVGVIRQESNSWKWPVVMTAITLITAYIVAFLIYNLGLLAGFG, from the coding sequence ATGACTAAATTAATTGTGGGATTGGCAGGAAATCCTAATGTGGGTAAAACTTCTGTTTTTAACAAATTAACTGGAATGCACCAACATGTAGGTAATTGGCCTGGAAAAACTGTTGAAAGGGCGGTTGGTCACTTTTCACATGATGGTTTTGACTATGAATTGGTTGATTTGCCTGGAAATTATGCATTAAGTGCTCATTCTATGGAAGAAATCGTTTCCAGGGATTTCATTGTGGATGATGATTCTGATGTTATCGTTAATGTAGTTGATGCCGCTAATTTGGAACGTAATTTATATTTAACAGTTCAAATGATGGAATTAGGTGCAAACTTAGTTATTGCAGTTAATATGAATGATTTTGCTAAAAAAAGAGGACATATTATTGATATGGACTTGATGAGCGAACTTTTAGGGTTTCCGGTTATTGAAATCAACGCTAAAAATGGGGATGGTTTTGAAGAATTGCTGCAGACTATAGAAAAGCAGGCAGATAATCCTATCGATTCCAGTTTAAAATTAGCTTATGGTGATGAATTAAGAGAACACTTGGGAGATTTGAAGGTTTTAATTGAAAAAGATCCTGATTTATTGGATGTTCCTTCAATTTGGACTGCAATTAAACTATTGGAAAGGGATCATATTGTCATTGATAAGGTTAAAAAATCTCCTCAAAGCTCTATAATAATGACTGAACTGGACAAGATTGCTGGCCATCTTCAATCCATTTTCAATGAAAGTGCTGAAGAAGTTATTGCAAATGCAAGATATGCTTATATTGATGGTTTGATGGCTGAAGCTGTTAAAAGGCCAGCTGTTGAAAAAGAAACCCCTACTGATAAGATAGATAAAATTGTTACCAACAGAATTTTAGCTCCATTCATATTTTTTGGAGTAATGTTCTTACTGTTCCATTTGACATTTACAATTTCTGCCCCTTTTTGTGAGTTTTTAGATTATGGATTTGCAATGTTGGGTCAGTATGTCGGAGATCATGTTGGAAATGAGATTCTTGCTTCATTGCTCAATAGGGGTATCATTTGTGGTGTAGGTGGTGTAATTGTATTTTTACCGCAAATTGTTATTATGTTCCTGTTTTTAAGTATTTTGGAAGATAGTGGATATTTGGCAAGAGCAGCTTTTACATTGGATAAACTTATGCATGTTGTGGTTGGTCTTCATGGAAAGGCATTTATTCCTATGATTTTAGGATTTGGATGTGGAGTACCAGCAATTATGGCAACAAGAACTATGGAAAATGAATCAGACCGTTTGCTTGCAATGATGCTCATACCATTCATGTCATGTAGTGCACGACTGCCTATTTATTCTCTTTTTGTTGCAGCATTCTTTACAAATAATCAGAGCATAATTCTATTGTCAATTTATTTGTTGGGTATCTTTTTGGCACTTCTTGTTGCAGCTGTTCTTAAAAGGACAATGTTTAAGGGAATGTCCTCTCCATTTGTTATGGAACTTCCAACATATAAGATTCCGTCCCTCAGAGGAGTGTTGATGCATACTTGGGAGAAAACTAAAGGATTCCTTAGAAAAGCAGGTACTATCATTCTTGTTGCTTCCATTGTTATTTGGATATTGTGTTACTTGCCGGGGGGAGAAGCTACTTATGGATTGGAAAGCAGTTATTTAGGTATGATAGGTACTGCAATTGCTCCAATTTTCGCTCCTTTAGGTTTTGGTACTTGGCAGGCAGCTATTGCTCTGCTTACAGGTTTGGTTGCAAAAGAACTTGTTGTATCCACATTTTCAACTCTTGGAGGTTTTGAAGATGATGATGAAACAGGAACCATTTCTGTTATTAATGACCTTTTCACACCGTTGTCCGGATATGCATTCATGGCGTTCTGTTTATTGTATGTTCCTTGTTTTGCTACTGTTGGTGTAATCAGACAGGAGTCAAACAGTTGGAAATGGCCTGTAGTTATGACTGCAATTACATTGATAACAGCTTATATTGTTGCATTTTTAATTTACAATTTAGGTTTGCTTGCAGGATTTGGATAG
- a CDS encoding lipopolysaccharide assembly protein LapB — protein MSDAVEQAKEYIKNEEYEQALKLARKRHGKDDIDDYINILDLLIESDYILALEEKGLYYQYYDENHDNGDYGEKYFDAYLEKQPKSVNVICDKALSRFNKGHVDESIEYMDKAYDKYKSYSRIEKPRISKNEVLMGKIELLIQAKKYDEALVNLNNYENITNGNERSDLYKGIALQKTGKNKEAIEYLDKSLQSEDTIMALNAKGDALYEIKEYKEALKAYDLCIQKEKNIKDEDLELITNFNYKAAYCCINLGNDSEAIKYLNKTISFLNEKGRLPNDIEKIYQKCSFEKERIMKTGEVEDKEFRKTKFLSAKTAITLLIIIIILYIILRLLGYGN, from the coding sequence ATGAGTGATGCAGTCGAACAAGCTAAAGAATATATTAAAAATGAAGAATATGAACAAGCATTAAAATTAGCTAGAAAAAGACATGGAAAAGATGATATCGACGATTACATTAACATCCTAGATTTATTAATTGAGTCCGATTATATTTTAGCACTTGAAGAAAAAGGACTATATTACCAATATTATGATGAAAACCATGACAATGGAGATTATGGGGAAAAATATTTTGATGCATATCTTGAAAAACAACCCAAGTCAGTAAATGTAATTTGTGATAAGGCATTATCAAGATTCAATAAAGGCCATGTAGATGAATCAATTGAATATATGGATAAAGCTTATGACAAGTACAAATCATATTCCAGAATAGAAAAACCTAGAATAAGCAAAAATGAAGTATTAATGGGTAAAATTGAGCTGTTAATACAAGCAAAAAAATACGATGAAGCATTAGTCAACCTAAATAACTATGAAAACATAACCAACGGCAATGAAAGATCAGATTTATACAAAGGAATAGCACTTCAAAAAACCGGAAAAAATAAAGAAGCCATTGAATATTTGGACAAATCCCTTCAAAGTGAAGACACCATCATGGCTTTAAATGCAAAGGGCGATGCATTATATGAAATTAAAGAATACAAAGAAGCTTTAAAAGCATATGATCTCTGTATACAAAAAGAAAAAAATATTAAAGATGAAGATTTGGAATTAATTACAAATTTTAATTATAAAGCTGCTTATTGTTGCATTAATCTTGGAAACGATTCAGAAGCCATTAAATATCTGAATAAAACCATCAGCTTTTTAAATGAAAAAGGCAGACTTCCAAATGATATTGAAAAAATCTACCAGAAATGTTCTTTTGAAAAAGAAAGAATCATGAAAACAGGAGAAGTTGAAGATAAAGAATTTAGAAAAACCAAATTTTTATCAGCGAAAACTGCAATTACACTCCTGATTATAATTATAATTTTATATATCATACTGAGATTATTAGGATATGGAAATTAA